Proteins co-encoded in one Gossypium arboreum isolate Shixiya-1 chromosome 11, ASM2569848v2, whole genome shotgun sequence genomic window:
- the LOC108455782 gene encoding ACT domain-containing protein ACR8-like: MEWHACLDEYQKLVIRMSTPRVGIDNTVCRTATVVKVDSARRHGTLLEAVQILTDLNLSIKKAYISSDGQWFMDVFHVTDLNGNKLTDESVISYIEQSLETTYPDKSLGFNGLTALELTGTDRVGLLSEVFAVLAELQCNVVDAKVWTHNGRIASLIYVKDCNSGSPIEDSRRIDRIEARLRNVLRGDNDIRSARTSVSMAVTHTERRLHQMMSADCDYEQKSGLQCWTDSPVVNVQNWTERGYSVVNVQCEDRPKLLFDVVCTLTDMEYVVFHASINTTGDKAYLEFYIRHTDGTPISLEPERHRLIQCLQAAIERRASEGIRLELCTSDRQGLLTDVTRTFRENGLNVTRAEISTAMGVAMNVFHVTDATRNLADPKSIESVRQKIGLGNLKVKELPFRHSQMAERQDEHEIGVGGAVLLSLGSLVRKNLYNLGLIKSYS, from the exons ATGGAGTGGCATGCTTGTCTTGATGAATATCAAAAGCTTGTTATTCGGATGAGTACTCCCAG GGTGGGAATCGACAATACCGTTTGTCGCACAGCGACAGTTGTTAAG GTTGATAGTGCTAGAAGACATGGAACATTGTTAGAAGCTGTTCAGATTTTAACGGACCTTAATCTTTCAATTAAAAAGGCTTACATTTCATCAGATGGCCAGTGGTTCATGGAtg TTTTTCATGTGACTGATCTAAACGGAAACAAATTAACTGATGAAAGTGTTATTAGTTACATTGAACAG TCACTTGAGACCACTTATCCCGATAAAAGCCTTGGATTTAATGGCTTAACAGCGTTGGAATTGACTGGAACAGATAGAGTTGGTCTTTTATCTGAAGTATTTGCTGTTTTAGCTGAGTTACAATGCAATGTGGTGGATGCTAAAGTATGGACTCACAACGGTCGGATTGCGTCTTTAATCTATGTAAAAGATTGTAATTCAGGGTCCCCGATCGAGGACTCACGACGAATTGACAGGATTGAAGCACGTTTAAGGAATGTTTTGAGAGGTGACAATGATATTCGTAGTGCGAGAACTTCAGTTTCTATGGCTGTAACACACACTGAGAGAAGGTTACATCAAATGATGTCTGCAGATTGTGACTACGAACAGAAGTCTGGTTTGCAATGTTGGACAGATTCGCCGGTTGTCAATGTACAAAATTGGACAGAAAGGGGTTATTCAGTCGTGAATGTTCAATGTGAGGATCGGCCTAAGCTTCTGTTCGATGTTGTTTGCACATTGACAGACATGGAATATGTTGTGTTCCATGCCTCTATTAACACAACTGGGGATAAAGCATATCTG GAATTTTATATTAGACACACGGATGGAACCCCAATTAGTTTGGAACCAGAAAGGCATCGACTGATCCAATGCTTACAAGCTGCAATCGAAAGGAGAGCATCTGAG GGCATCAGGCTTGAGTTATGCACATCAGATAGGCAAGGTTTATTAACCGATGTGACCCGAACGTTCAGAGAAAATGGACTGAACGTGACAAGGGCTGAAATATCAACCGCGATGGGTGTGGCAATGAATGTTTTTCATGTAACTGATGCAACCAGGAACCTAGCAGATCCCAAAAGTATTGAATCTGTAAGACAAAAGATCGGCTTAGGTAACTTGAAGGTGAAggaactaccatttaggcatagtCAAATGGCTGAAAGGCAGGATGAACACGAAATTGGGGTTGGCGGGGCGGTTTTGTTATCGCTTGGGAGCTTAGTGAGAAAGAACCTATACAATTTGGGGTTGATTAAATCCTATTCTTGA
- the LOC108454327 gene encoding O-fucosyltransferase 38, translated as MVNHRGSSHNHMRIASTTKFISRKQSPRTIALYIFLLFAFSIFIFVFNAGNIVEDHPAPVISIQSHPQTKFLQTADDELWDAPSRHGLRPCVKPTSRYKAAQGSDRYLTVKSNGGLNQMRTGISDMVAVAHIMNATLVIPQLDRRSFWQDSSTFSDIFDELHFITTLQGDVRIVRELPKELELVPQARKHFTSWSSMGYYKEMMQLWNDHQVIHVAKSDSRLANNDLPLDIQRLRCRALYHALRFSPPIESLGKKLVDRLRMRSGKYIALHLRYEKDMLAFTGCTSGLTDAESEELRIMRENTKHWKVKDINSTEQRIGGFCPLTPKEVGIFLQAIGYPPSTLIYVASGEIYGGDARLSELMSFFPNLVFKEKLATKEELNEFAKHASQSAALDYIVSLESDVFVPSYSGNMARAVEGHRRFLGHRKTITPDRKGLVRLFDELESGQLRETSSFSDLVQQMHKNRQGAPRKRKGPSPGIKGKARFRTEESFYENPYPECICSSKAV; from the exons ATGGTAAACCATAGGGGCTCGTCTCATAATCATATGAGAATAGCTTCAACAACCAAATTTATCTCTAGGAAACAATCTCCCAGGACCATTGCTCTTTACATATTCCTCCTCTTTGCTTTCTCAATCTTCATTTTTGTCTTCAACGCTGGCAACATTGTGGAAGACCACCCCGCCCCAGTTATCTCCATCCAATCCCACCCTCAAACTAAATTTCTACAG ACAGCTGATGATGAACTTTGGGATGCCCCTTCTCGCCATGGTTTACGTCCATGTGTCAAGCCTACGAGCAGATATAAAG CTGCACAAGGATCTGACCGCTATTTAACAGTGAAAAGCAATGGAGGATTGAATCAAATGCGCACCGGT ATATCAGACATGGTGGCTGTGGCACACATAATGAATGCGACCTTAGTCATTCCCCAGCTGGATAGACGATCCTTCTGGCAAGACTCAAG TACATTTTCTGATATATTTGATGAGCTTCATTTCATCACAACTTTACAAGGAGATGTGAGGATTGTTAGGGAGCTTCCAAAGGAACTGGAACTTGTTCCTCAGGCTCGAAAGCACTTTACTTCCTGGTCTAGCATGGGATACTACAAAGAAATGATGCAGCTATGGAATGATCATCAG GTGATCCATGTTGCTAAATCAGATTCTAGACTTGCGAACAATGATCTTCCTCTTGACATACAGAGGTTGAGATGTCGTGCTCTATATCATGCTCTCCGCTTCTCTCCCCCCATTGAGAGCTTAGGAAAG AAGCTGGTGGATCGTCTGAGAATGCGGAGTGGAAAATACATTGCACTTCACTTAAGATATGAGAAAGACATGCTTGCTTTTACTGGTTGTACTTCTGGTTTGACTGATGCAGAATCTGAAGAGCTGAGAATAATGAG GGAGAACACAAAGCATTGGAAGGTTAAAGATATAAACTCTACTGAACAGAGGATAGGTGGCTTTTGTCCACTAACCCCCAAAGAAGTCGGGATATTTCTTCAAGCTATTGGCTATCCTCCATCAACATTAATTTATGTTGCATCTGGTGAAATTTATGGTGGTGATGCTCGCCTTTCAGAGCTTATGTCTTTTTTTCCAAATCTAGTTTTCAAG GAAAAACTGGCAACAAAGGAAGAGTTGAATGAATTTGCTAAGCATGCATCTCAAAGTGCTGCACTAGATTACATTGTTTCTTTGGAAAGCGATGTGTTTGTTCCATCATATTCAGGTAACATGGCACGAGCAGTTGAGGGGCACCGCAGATTCTTAGGCCATCGGAAGACAATCACCCCAGACAG gAAAGGACTAGTCAGGCTTTTTGATGAGTTAGAAAGTGGACAGCTCAGAGAAACATCATCATTCTCCGATCTTGTGCAGCAAATGCACAAAAACAG ACAAGGAGCTCCAAGAAAACGAAAAGGTCCTTCACCTGGAATAAAAGGCAAAGCACGTTTTAGGACCGAAGAATCCTTCTATGAAAATCCATACCCTGAGTGTATATGTAGTTCAAAGGCTGTATAA
- the LOC108454205 gene encoding uncharacterized protein LOC108454205, translating into MQGGRGGRDPFFNFGGDPFGGFGDFGGFGGPRNLFSNFFGGRNPFDDPFFTRPFGSMFDSSFFGPGQSPFMDMHPTGFIEHQAPEPKRPRGPIIEELNSDDEKEEADTGMKGNPRKHGRSNAEPYVEVPDDEAGQSERRNRHLQYMNGYNGSYQNQQQQQQQPQTSSFVFQSSTVTYGGADGAYYTSSKTRRTGSDGITFEESKEADTTTGQASHQVSRGLHNKGHSVMRKLNSDGRVDTMQTLHNLNEDELPGFEESWKGNAQKRLPGWSGSFIGHDKIGTGSSGQNGQAGRGGWALPSTESSQPKGRMMVDARDRSGPLRSEHTRMKGSADFKDKSSHSRGKRRD; encoded by the exons ATGCAGGGAGGCAGAGGTGGAAGAGATCCTTTCTTTAATTTTGGTGGTGACCCCTTCGGTGGTTTTGGGGACTTTGGAGGATTTGGTGGTCCTAGAAATTTATTCTCCAACTTCTTTGGAGGAAGGAACCCATTTGATGACCCTTTTTTCACACGCCCTTTTGGAAGCATGTTTGATTCAAGCTTCTTTGGCCCCGGTCAAAGTCCTTTTATGGATATGCATCCGACTGGGTTTATTGAGCATCAGGCTCCAGAGCCAAAGAGACCAAGGGGTCCGATTATTGAAGAACTAAATTCTGATGATGAAAAGGAAGAAGCAGATACCGGGATGAAAGggaatcctaggaagcatggtaGGTCTAATGCCGAGCCTTATGTTGAGGTTCCGGATGATGAAGCTGGACAATCTGAGAGAAGGAACAGGCATTTGCAGTATATGAATGGTTATAATGGTTCGTATCAAaatcagcagcagcagcagcaacagCCTCAAACTAGTAGTTTTGTGTTTCAGAGCTCCACTGTCACTTATGGTGGTGCCGATGGAGCTTACTATACTTCATCAAAAACAAGGAGGACTGGAAGTGATGGA ATTACTTTTGAAGAAAGCAAAGAAGCGGACACAACTACAGGCCAAGCAAGCCACCAGGTTTCTAGGGGACTTCACAACAAG GGTCATTCAGTTATGAGAAAGCTGAACTCGGATGGTAGGGTGGATACGATGCAGACCTTACATAATTTGAATGAAG atgaacttcctggttTTGAAGAATCTTGGAAAGGAAATGCCCAAAAGCGTCTGCCTGGCTGGTCCGGAAGTTTTATTGGCCATGATAAAATAG GGACTGGCAGCAGTGGACAGAACGGGCAGGCTGGTCGGGGAGGATGGGCACTTCCCTCTACTGAGTCTTCTCAACCAAAAGGGAGGATGATGGTAGATGCAAGAGACAGGTCCGGGCCTTTGCGTAGCGAACACACTAGGATGAAAGGATCAGCAGATTTTAAAGATAAGAGTTCTCACTCTCGAGGGAAACGTAGGGACTAA
- the LOC108456438 gene encoding expansin-A7-like: protein MSFSMNSWSFVFLFMTLTALTIIGRPSVAAVVYRPSPWALAHATFYGDETASETMGGACGYGNLFSNGYGIDTAALSTTLFNNGFACGTCYQIKCVKSPWCYSGVQFTTVTATNLCPPNWAKDTNNGGWCNPPRVHFDMSKPAFMKIAQWKAGIVPIMYRRVPCIRRGGLRFYFQGNGYWLLVYVMNVGGGGDIAKMWVKGSKTGWISMSHNWGASYQAFATLMGQSLSFKITSYTSKETIICWNVAPANWNVGLTYKSNVNFH from the exons ATGTCTTTTTCAATGAATTCATGGAGCTTTGTGTTTCTTTTTATGACACTAACAGCATTGACAATCATCGGCAGACCTTCTGTAGCTGCCGTAGTGTACCGGCCAAGCCCTTGGGCACTCGCCCATGCAACCTTTTACGGCGATGAAACCGCCTCCGAGACTATGG GAGGTGCTTGTGGGTATGGGAATTTGTTTAGCAATGGTTATGGTATTGACACAGCTGCACTGAGCACAACATTGTTCAACAATGGGTTTGCTTGTGGGACTTGTTATCAAATAAAGTGTGTTAAGTCGCCTTGGTGCTACAGTGGGGTTCAATTCACCACCGTGACGGCTACAAACCTTTGCCCTCCGAATTGGGCCAAAGACACCAACAATGGTGGGTGGTGCAACCCTCCACGAGTCCATTTTGACATGTCGAAGCCCGCTTTTATGAAAATTGCTCAGTGGAAAGCCGGCATTGTTCCTATCATGTACCGAAG AGTACCGTGTATAAGACGAGGGGGGCTTCGATTTTATTTTCAAGGGAATGGGTATTGGTTGTTAGTGTATGTGATGAATGTAGGAGGAGGAGGTGACATTGCCAAAATGTGGGTCAAAGGAAGCAAAACAGGGTGGATTAGTATGAGTCATAATTGGGGAGCTTCATATCAAGCATTTGCAACACTTATGGGCCAATCTTTATCTTTCAAGATCACTTCATACACATCCAAGGAGACTATCATATGTTGGAATGTTGCACCTGCAAATTGGAATGTAGGTTTGACTTACAAGTCAAATGTCAACTTCCATTAA
- the LOC108454879 gene encoding AT-hook motif nuclear-localized protein 1-like yields MESKEFVTTTTATAGVTVVGSDSPSDYHIAPRSENSTQNPNPTPGSVPPPQPHAAQPGPPPPVSVSGMPEKKKRGRPRKYGPDGSVTKALSPKPISTSAPAPPSVIDFSAVKRGKVKSPISFSKAKNEPENLGEWVPCSVGANFTPHIITVNAGEDVTMKIISFSQQGPRAICILSANGIISSVTLRQPDSSGGTLTYEGRFEILSLSGSFMPSESGGTRSRSGGMSVSLASPDGRVVGGGVAGLLVAAGPVQVVVGSFLAGNQHEQNLKKQKHDSVTISAATPMAVIPISSADPKLNISSSFRGDTWSPTDSRNKPTDINASLPGG; encoded by the exons ATGGAGTCAAAAGAATTTGTAACTACCACTACTGCTACTGCTGGAGTTACAGTGGTAGGATCCGATTCTCCATCGGACTACCACATAGCTCCAAGGTCCGAAAACTCAACCCAAAACCCGAACCCGACTCCCGGATCCGTTCCACCGCCGCAGCCCCATGCGGCACAACCAGGACCTCCGCCGCCGGTTTCAGTTTCGGGGATGCCagagaagaagaagaggggaaggCCTAGAAAATATGGACCGGACGGTTCAGTCACTAAAGCGCTCTCTCCGAAACCGATATCAACATCTGCGCCAGCGCCACCTTCGGTTATCGACTTCTCTGCCGTGAAGAGAGGGAAAGTGAAATCCCCGATATCGTTTTCAAAGGCCAAGAACGAGCCGGAGAATTTAG GTGAATGGGTTCCATGTTCTGTCGGAGCTAATTTTACGCCGCATATCATCACTGTTAATGCTGGTGAG gATGTCACAATGAAGATTATATCATTTTCCCAACAAGGGCCTCGAGCTATATGTATTCTCTCTGCAAATGGGATCATCTCAAGTGTCACTCTTCGGCAACCAGATTCTTCCGGGGGTACATTGACATATGAG GGTCGTTTTGAGATACTGTCCTTGTCTGGTTCGTTCATGCCCAGTGAAAGCGGAGGAACAAGAAGCAGATCTGGCGGGATGAGTGTTTCATTAGCAAGTCCGGATGGACGTGTAGTAGGTGGTGGAGTCGCTGGACTCCTAGTAGCTGCTGGTCCCGTGCAG GTTGTAGTAGGCAGTTTTCTGGCCGGGAACCAGCACGAACAGAATCTGAAGAAACAGAAGCACGACTCCGTAACAATATCAGCTGCCACACCAATGGCTGTTATTCCCATTTCTAGTGCCGATCCCAAATTAAACATCTCCTCATCTTTCCGTGGAGATACTTGGTCACCGACTGATTCAAGAAATAAGCCCACTGACATTAATGCTTCTCTGCCTGGAGGCTAA
- the LOC108454334 gene encoding uncharacterized protein LOC108454334 isoform X2 translates to MKRVFSAPGDYIYFKSQVPLHRIPIGTKQWRYYDFGPKVVTPLICLPGTAGTADVYYKQIMCLSMKGYRVISVDIPCVWNHQEWIQSFEKFLDAIDVHHIHLYGTSLGGFLAQLFAQHRPRRVKSLILSNTFLETRSFAAAMPWAPIVSWTPSFLLKRYVLTGIRDGPHEPFIADSVDFVVSQVETLSRDELASRLTLTVDSASVKPLLLSDSFITIMDTNDYSAIPQQLKDQLSERYPGARRAYLKTGGDFPFLSRPDEVNLHLQLHLRRVGLEAQPELVQSIPKDGTGGGPSKENDKEDRDDEQKDNGGTQFSFFLFLGFYSPKHHASGKASSCPC, encoded by the exons ATGAAAAGGGTCTTCTCGGCGCCCGGAGATTACATCTACTTCAAGTCCCAAGTCCCTCTTCACAGGATCCcc ATCGGCACGAAGCAGTGGCGGTATTATGATTTTGGTCCCAAAGTGGTTACTCCACTCATATGTCTCCCTGGAACTGCAGGGACAGCAGATGTCTACTACAAACAAATCATGTGCTTGTCCATGAAG GGTTACCGGGTCATTTCTGTTGATATTCCCTGTGTTTGGAATCATCAAGAGTGGattcaaagttttgaaaagttcttGGATGCCATCGATGTTCATCAT ATACATCTGTATGGTACATCCCTTGGAGGCTTCCTAGCACAACTTTTTGCTCAACATCGTCCCAGACGGGTTAAATCCTTAATTCTATCAAATACATTTTTGGAGACACGCAGTTTTGCAGCAGCAATGCCTTGGGCACCTAT TGTCAGTTGGACCCCGTCTTTTTTGTTGAAACGATACGTCTTAACAGGAATCCGTGATGGCCCTCATGAACCTTTTATTGCCGATTCTGTGGACTTTGTTGTTTCGCAG GTCGAAACACTCTCAAGAGATGAATTAGCATCCAGGTTGACTTTGACAGTTGACTCTGCTTCAGTTAAACCGCTACTACTTTCAGATTCATTTATTACTATAATGGAT ACGAACGACTACTCGGCAATTCCTCAACAACTCAAAGATCAGTTGAGTGAGAGGTACCCGGGTGCAAGGCGAGCTTATCTCAAAACAGGAGGCGATTTCCCCTTTCTTTCCCGCCCAGATGAAGTTAACCTACATCTTCAG CTGCACCTGAGACGGGTTGGATTGGAAGCTCAGCCAGAGCTGGTTCAGAGCATCCCAAAAGACGGCACCGGTGGAGGCCCCAGCAAAGAAAATGATAAGGAGGATCGTGATGACGAACAAAAAGATAATGGGGG
- the LOC108454334 gene encoding uncharacterized protein LOC108454334 isoform X1, which translates to MKRVFSAPGDYIYFKSQVPLHRIPIGTKQWRYYDFGPKVVTPLICLPGTAGTADVYYKQIMCLSMKGYRVISVDIPCVWNHQEWIQSFEKFLDAIDVHHIHLYGTSLGGFLAQLFAQHRPRRVKSLILSNTFLETRSFAAAMPWAPIVSWTPSFLLKRYVLTGIRDGPHEPFIADSVDFVVSQVETLSRDELASRLTLTVDSASVKPLLLSDSFITIMDTNDYSAIPQQLKDQLSERYPGARRAYLKTGGDFPFLSRPDEVNLHLQLHLRRVGLEAQPELVQSIPKDGTGGGPSKENDKEDRDDEQKDNGGNPESNSEESQPSPSAPESSESHGLDEQLLSNAEIHYIDQKDSIIFKPSAMSMNQHGAAAGILLQSTWEFFIFSLLPLYVDSLYIYSNNAWKLRQLV; encoded by the exons ATGAAAAGGGTCTTCTCGGCGCCCGGAGATTACATCTACTTCAAGTCCCAAGTCCCTCTTCACAGGATCCcc ATCGGCACGAAGCAGTGGCGGTATTATGATTTTGGTCCCAAAGTGGTTACTCCACTCATATGTCTCCCTGGAACTGCAGGGACAGCAGATGTCTACTACAAACAAATCATGTGCTTGTCCATGAAG GGTTACCGGGTCATTTCTGTTGATATTCCCTGTGTTTGGAATCATCAAGAGTGGattcaaagttttgaaaagttcttGGATGCCATCGATGTTCATCAT ATACATCTGTATGGTACATCCCTTGGAGGCTTCCTAGCACAACTTTTTGCTCAACATCGTCCCAGACGGGTTAAATCCTTAATTCTATCAAATACATTTTTGGAGACACGCAGTTTTGCAGCAGCAATGCCTTGGGCACCTAT TGTCAGTTGGACCCCGTCTTTTTTGTTGAAACGATACGTCTTAACAGGAATCCGTGATGGCCCTCATGAACCTTTTATTGCCGATTCTGTGGACTTTGTTGTTTCGCAG GTCGAAACACTCTCAAGAGATGAATTAGCATCCAGGTTGACTTTGACAGTTGACTCTGCTTCAGTTAAACCGCTACTACTTTCAGATTCATTTATTACTATAATGGAT ACGAACGACTACTCGGCAATTCCTCAACAACTCAAAGATCAGTTGAGTGAGAGGTACCCGGGTGCAAGGCGAGCTTATCTCAAAACAGGAGGCGATTTCCCCTTTCTTTCCCGCCCAGATGAAGTTAACCTACATCTTCAG CTGCACCTGAGACGGGTTGGATTGGAAGCTCAGCCAGAGCTGGTTCAGAGCATCCCAAAAGACGGCACCGGTGGAGGCCCCAGCAAAGAAAATGATAAGGAGGATCGTGATGACGAACAAAAAGATAATGGGGGAAATCCCGAAAGCAATTCTGAAGAAAGCCAGCCATCACCTTCGGCTCCGGAAAGTTCAGAATCTCATGGTCTAGATGAACAGCTCCTCAGCAATGCCGAAATTCATTACATCGATCAGAAAGATTCAATCATTTTTAAGCCTTCTGCAATGTCAATGAATCAACACGGTGCGGCTGCCGGAATCCTCCTCCAATCGACATGGGAGTTCTTTATTTTCTCTTTGCTGCCGTTATATGTGGATTCATTGTACATTTATTCTAATAATGCTTGGAAATTGAGACAACTGGTGTAA